A section of the Anaerolineae bacterium genome encodes:
- a CDS encoding CoB--CoM heterodisulfide reductase iron-sulfur subunit B family protein produces MRYLFYPGCSQEGTALEYKDSTLAVLQALDADVRELEDWTCCGASVASVMSDLLGFVLPARNLALAEEQADGRDLLTVCSACYTNFRRTLITLATDLALRDKVNKALEIENLTYRGKVTVRHILDVLANDFGPEAIKARVKRSLEGLTVAPYYGCQTVRPYSPYDNPHRPTSMLPILEALGVRVHRHSYEASCCGTSLLMTKPEVGLTMTGSILTACEGADCIVTVCPMCHMNLDAYQDKVSALLGRRVRIPVLYLPQLIGLAFGLSEKVLGLHRHITPVKLKAK; encoded by the coding sequence ATGAGATATCTCTTTTACCCTGGTTGTTCGCAGGAAGGAACAGCGCTGGAATACAAAGATTCCACCCTGGCTGTGCTTCAAGCTCTGGATGCGGACGTTAGAGAACTGGAGGACTGGACCTGTTGCGGGGCCAGTGTGGCTTCGGTTATGAGCGACCTTCTGGGCTTTGTCCTTCCGGCCCGAAACCTGGCACTGGCAGAGGAGCAGGCTGATGGCCGGGACCTCCTTACTGTTTGCAGTGCCTGTTACACTAATTTCCGCCGCACTCTCATAACCCTGGCCACTGACCTTGCGCTCCGGGATAAAGTCAACAAAGCTTTAGAGATAGAGAACCTGACTTACCGGGGAAAGGTGACAGTCCGTCACATTCTGGATGTACTGGCCAATGACTTCGGGCCTGAAGCCATAAAGGCAAGGGTAAAGCGTTCGCTGGAGGGACTGACAGTTGCCCCCTACTATGGCTGTCAGACTGTGCGCCCTTACAGCCCATATGATAACCCTCACCGCCCCACATCCATGCTTCCGATTCTGGAAGCCCTGGGTGTCAGGGTTCACCGCCACTCTTACGAAGCCTCCTGTTGCGGAACATCGCTCCTTATGACAAAGCCTGAAGTGGGTCTGACGATGACAGGCAGTATCCTGACAGCTTGCGAGGGGGCGGATTGCATTGTGACCGTTTGCCCGATGTGCCATATGAATCTGGATGCTTACCAGGATAAGGTATCTGCTTTGCTGGGCCGAAGGGTTCGCATTCCAGTCCTTTATTTGCCCCAGCTCATAGGGCTGGCTTTCGGTCTATCGGAGAAAGTGCTGGGTCTACACAGGCACATTACACCGGTGAAATTAAAAGCAAAATAA
- a CDS encoding 4Fe-4S dicluster domain-containing protein, whose amino-acid sequence MEEALNLAVLDRAVVQKVVPGRWEKMLSCIQCGTCSASCPAINAMDLSPRRMWRLVQLGMAEEVLRSRSIWLCSLCYTCHVRCPRGIPLTETITRLKELALERGIISSPQSGAFYRAFSTVMQRYGRMREVEFMARYFLSFNPLMALGFAGLGLKMLRRGKIRLELPQLGGEGRLDRLFARVAELEGKR is encoded by the coding sequence ATGGAAGAAGCCCTTAACCTTGCAGTATTAGACCGAGCAGTTGTTCAGAAAGTCGTCCCCGGGCGCTGGGAGAAAATGCTATCCTGCATCCAGTGTGGCACATGTTCTGCCTCTTGCCCGGCTATCAATGCGATGGATCTTTCTCCGCGCCGGATGTGGCGGCTGGTTCAGTTGGGAATGGCTGAGGAGGTGCTTCGTTCCAGAAGCATCTGGCTCTGCAGCCTATGCTATACATGCCATGTCCGCTGTCCACGAGGCATCCCTCTTACTGAAACCATAACCCGCCTGAAAGAGCTGGCGCTGGAGCGGGGCATCATCTCTTCCCCTCAGAGTGGCGCCTTTTACCGGGCCTTTTCCACCGTTATGCAGCGCTACGGCCGGATGCGAGAGGTGGAATTTATGGCCCGCTATTTCTTGAGTTTCAATCCGCTAATGGCTTTGGGCTTCGCTGGCCTGGGCCTTAAGATGCTGAGACGGGGGAAAATACGCCTGGAGCTGCCCCAACTGGGCGGTGAAGGCCGCCTGGACCGGCTTTTTGCTCGGGTTGCTGAATTGGAGGGCAAAAGATGA
- a CDS encoding lipoate--protein ligase, whose protein sequence is MKLYYFGTVPWHYSQLLYHALPRLNREGLIFLAPASPYVCIGYFQDAEQDVDLTYCREQGIPVFRREVGGGAVYLDGDQLFWQLVIRKDHPLVPASREEFYRRFLQAPIATYRAIGIPAEYKPVNDIIAHNRKISGTGVAEIGDYVVFVGNLILDFNYEMMVRVLKVPDEKFRDKVYKTLQENLTTIRRELGYIPPRDELWNLLAEKFSELLGPLEVEREIDPEWQAEADRLGERMLSEEWLHLRRRPRPERGVTIRSGVEVWQKVYKAPGGLIRATVEVHEGVIAEASISGDFFFYPADKLTELEKALVGVRVEEAEEVIARFYSEQRVESPGVTPADLATVLKP, encoded by the coding sequence ATGAAGCTCTATTACTTTGGGACCGTCCCATGGCATTATTCTCAGCTTCTATATCATGCCCTCCCGAGGCTGAACCGGGAAGGGCTGATATTCCTCGCCCCTGCTTCCCCTTACGTTTGCATTGGTTATTTTCAGGATGCCGAGCAGGATGTGGACCTGACCTACTGCCGTGAGCAGGGTATCCCTGTTTTCCGGCGGGAAGTAGGGGGAGGAGCGGTTTACCTGGATGGAGATCAGCTTTTCTGGCAGCTTGTGATCAGGAAAGACCATCCCCTGGTCCCGGCAAGTCGGGAGGAGTTCTACCGGCGGTTCCTTCAGGCACCCATCGCCACCTACAGGGCTATCGGTATCCCCGCTGAATATAAGCCTGTAAATGACATTATAGCCCACAACCGCAAGATCTCAGGCACAGGTGTAGCCGAGATAGGCGATTATGTGGTTTTTGTGGGCAACCTCATCCTGGACTTTAACTACGAGATGATGGTCCGGGTTCTTAAGGTGCCCGATGAGAAATTCAGGGATAAAGTTTACAAGACCCTCCAGGAAAACCTCACGACCATAAGGCGAGAGCTCGGATATATCCCGCCAAGGGATGAACTCTGGAACCTTCTGGCGGAGAAGTTTTCTGAACTTCTGGGACCTCTGGAAGTGGAAAGAGAAATTGACCCTGAGTGGCAAGCCGAGGCCGACCGCTTGGGGGAACGGATGTTAAGCGAAGAGTGGTTGCATTTGCGAAGGAGACCCCGGCCAGAGCGCGGTGTCACAATCCGCTCCGGGGTTGAAGTGTGGCAAAAGGTCTACAAAGCACCCGGTGGCCTGATCCGGGCTACGGTTGAAGTCCACGAAGGAGTCATTGCCGAAGCGTCTATTTCCGGCGACTTTTTCTTTTACCCGGCTGATAAATTAACCGAACTTGAGAAAGCCTTGGTGGGGGTGCGGGTGGAAGAGGCGGAAGAGGTTATAGCACGCTTCTATTCCGAACAGAGGGTAGAAAGCCCTGGCGTCACCCCCGCCGATCTGGCCACCGTCCTAAAGCCATAG
- a CDS encoding glycine cleavage system protein H, with amino-acid sequence MQIAGFEFPDDLYYDSKHGWGRVEGNVVTQGLTDFGQKLAREIVYVEIPPLGRTVTQGQTFMSIESGKWVGRIPAIVSGKIVAVNEELEWEPNLINKSPFDRGWLVKIEMANPAELANLMRADSPEFKAFIEAEAEKYKDVLKR; translated from the coding sequence ATGCAGATAGCGGGATTTGAGTTCCCCGATGATCTCTATTACGACTCTAAGCATGGCTGGGGGCGAGTTGAAGGGAATGTGGTCACTCAGGGCCTCACCGATTTCGGTCAAAAGTTGGCAAGGGAAATCGTCTACGTGGAAATTCCCCCTCTTGGCAGAACTGTAACCCAGGGACAAACTTTTATGTCCATTGAATCCGGCAAATGGGTGGGACGCATCCCAGCCATCGTTAGCGGGAAAATTGTGGCGGTCAATGAGGAGCTGGAATGGGAACCGAATCTTATAAACAAATCGCCCTTTGACCGGGGCTGGCTGGTGAAAATTGAAATGGCCAACCCCGCTGAATTGGCTAACCTGATGCGGGCCGATTCCCCCGAATTCAAAGCCTTTATTGAGGCCGAAGCCGAAAAGTACAAAGATGTGCTCAAAAGGTGA
- the mgtE gene encoding magnesium transporter — MVFPETIVEEALRKIRKHLEEGNWEAAVGVLESLRPPDRAEVISELPPEHQETILPKIDAGISADILEELEEEEALAIASRLKPEDLARILDKMEPDDAADLIGDLPLDKAAETLKAMKETEEVVPLLRYPDDTAGGRMIPVPITLNSEMTVQEALKKLRLYAPDSDVIYYLFVVDKDLKLVGVVSLRKLITAGLHERIEDLMDRNVIYVNHFADQEECARLLYRYELLALPVVDDEGHLLGMVTANEVLDVMTEETTEDIHLMGGAGPLKEPYLNAKILPIIRKRFIWLLLLFIAELYTGSVLRHFHHEIEKVVALTYFIPLLIGTGGNAGSQSASTIIRAMALGEVKFKDFLKVLLKEFIIGFILGLGIGLAGFLRGMTWGSGLLLSITVGLAQMCIIVWANIVGAFFPMVAARIGLDPAVLSAPFVTTLVDGTGLLMYMLIAKIIMGI, encoded by the coding sequence ATGGTTTTCCCGGAAACTATCGTGGAAGAGGCTCTCAGAAAAATAAGGAAACATCTTGAAGAGGGTAATTGGGAAGCTGCTGTTGGGGTTCTGGAATCCCTCCGTCCTCCAGACCGGGCCGAAGTTATTTCGGAGCTTCCTCCAGAACACCAGGAAACAATCCTCCCCAAGATTGATGCGGGAATCTCCGCAGATATTTTAGAAGAACTTGAGGAGGAAGAAGCTCTCGCCATTGCTTCCCGCCTGAAACCCGAAGACCTGGCCCGTATCCTGGACAAAATGGAACCCGACGATGCTGCTGACCTGATAGGGGATCTGCCTCTGGACAAAGCTGCCGAAACTTTGAAAGCCATGAAGGAAACCGAAGAGGTAGTTCCGCTTCTCCGATATCCTGACGACACTGCCGGCGGCAGGATGATTCCAGTACCCATAACTCTTAACTCCGAAATGACCGTTCAGGAAGCTTTGAAGAAATTGCGCCTCTATGCCCCTGATTCGGATGTCATTTACTATCTCTTTGTGGTGGATAAAGACCTCAAGCTGGTGGGGGTTGTAAGCCTCCGTAAACTTATAACGGCTGGCCTCCACGAGCGCATTGAAGATTTGATGGACCGCAATGTAATCTATGTCAACCATTTTGCTGACCAGGAGGAATGCGCCAGACTCCTTTACCGTTATGAACTTCTGGCCCTCCCGGTGGTGGATGATGAAGGCCACCTTCTGGGAATGGTCACCGCCAACGAAGTGCTGGACGTTATGACGGAAGAGACCACGGAAGACATTCACCTAATGGGCGGTGCTGGGCCTCTGAAGGAACCCTACCTCAATGCAAAGATTTTACCCATTATCCGGAAGAGATTCATCTGGCTCCTGCTGCTTTTCATAGCCGAGCTTTATACAGGTAGCGTCCTCAGACATTTCCACCACGAGATAGAAAAGGTTGTGGCTCTTACTTACTTTATCCCCCTGCTTATCGGTACAGGCGGAAATGCAGGCTCTCAATCTGCCTCCACTATCATCAGAGCCATGGCTTTGGGGGAAGTGAAGTTCAAGGACTTCCTGAAAGTTCTCCTCAAAGAATTTATCATAGGATTTATTTTAGGGTTGGGGATCGGGCTGGCTGGCTTCTTGAGAGGCATGACCTGGGGATCTGGATTACTCCTTTCCATCACGGTAGGCCTTGCGCAAATGTGCATAATTGTATGGGCCAACATTGTGGGCGCTTTCTTCCCGATGGTGGCTGCCAGAATAGGATTGGACCCTGCAGTACTCTCGGCTCCTTTTGTGACCACCCTGGTAGATGGAACGGGCTTGCTTATGTACATGCTCATCGCTAAAATCATTATGGGAATTTGA
- a CDS encoding cation-efflux pump, whose protein sequence is MEKQRAALASVIGGGSLTLLKLITGLLTGSLGILSEALHSGLDFVAALMAFFAVRIADKPPDRTHHYGHYKAESLSALAETFLLFLTSAWVIQEAIARLRGKDVELKVTAYSIAVMVLSIIVASFLSFILTRTAQKYQSQALKADALHYTSDIFSSTVVLMGLVMAKFGMEWADSIAALVVALLVIIAGIRLSLEAINTLMDRTPEGLVERIFQQALLVPGVLAVKRVRARGAGNKVFVDIEVGVKRSTSLEESHAIAQEVEEAIHSLVPEGDVVVHTEPIVEENESVYDKVQALASRAGIRAHSLSFHHYGPRRVLEMHLEVPASWPLDLAHREITKLEEKLAEELEPDTDIITHIEPQMENEASSQLLPLPSRKLLERAIEEIGGQNVYSIRIHRHGDNYHISLNMSVDPAKSVEEAHRLAEELEKKIREKFPSISRIIIHTEPGGGKEG, encoded by the coding sequence ATGGAAAAGCAGAGGGCAGCCTTAGCCTCCGTTATTGGAGGGGGGAGTTTAACGCTCCTCAAACTTATTACAGGGCTCCTCACGGGCAGCCTGGGGATACTGTCGGAAGCTCTCCATTCCGGACTTGATTTTGTGGCCGCTTTGATGGCTTTCTTTGCTGTCAGAATAGCGGATAAGCCACCCGATAGAACCCATCACTACGGGCACTATAAAGCGGAAAGCCTCTCAGCTCTGGCGGAAACTTTCCTGCTTTTCCTGACCTCCGCATGGGTTATTCAAGAGGCCATCGCTCGTTTGAGGGGAAAAGATGTAGAGTTAAAGGTTACAGCCTATTCCATCGCCGTTATGGTCCTCTCAATAATAGTGGCCTCTTTCCTGAGCTTCATCCTCACCCGGACCGCTCAAAAGTACCAGAGCCAGGCCCTCAAAGCCGATGCTTTGCACTACACAAGCGATATCTTTAGCTCCACAGTGGTCCTGATGGGTTTGGTTATGGCTAAATTTGGAATGGAGTGGGCTGACTCCATCGCTGCTTTGGTGGTGGCTCTCCTGGTGATAATAGCCGGGATCCGCCTGAGCCTTGAAGCCATAAACACTTTAATGGATCGCACCCCTGAGGGCCTTGTGGAAAGAATATTTCAGCAGGCCCTTCTGGTTCCAGGGGTGCTGGCGGTGAAGAGAGTGCGAGCCCGGGGGGCTGGAAATAAAGTTTTCGTGGACATTGAAGTGGGGGTGAAAAGGAGCACTTCTTTAGAAGAAAGCCACGCCATTGCTCAGGAAGTAGAAGAAGCCATTCACTCCCTCGTCCCCGAAGGGGATGTGGTGGTCCATACTGAGCCGATCGTAGAGGAGAATGAAAGCGTTTACGATAAAGTTCAGGCCCTTGCTTCCCGGGCAGGAATAAGGGCTCACAGCCTCAGCTTTCACCACTATGGACCCCGTAGAGTTTTAGAAATGCACCTTGAGGTTCCCGCCAGCTGGCCCCTTGATTTAGCCCATCGGGAAATAACAAAACTGGAAGAAAAGCTGGCTGAAGAACTTGAGCCCGATACGGATATCATCACTCACATAGAACCTCAGATGGAAAACGAGGCCTCGTCCCAATTGCTCCCCCTTCCCAGCCGCAAGCTCCTGGAAAGGGCCATAGAAGAAATCGGAGGGCAGAACGTCTACAGTATTAGGATTCACAGGCACGGGGATAACTACCACATTTCATTAAATATGAGCGTTGATCCAGCAAAATCTGTAGAGGAAGCCCATCGCCTGGCTGAAGAGCTGGAGAAAAAGATAAGGGAAAAGTTCCCCTCCATAAGCCGGATAATAATCCATACTGAGCCCGGTGGAGGAAAAGAGGGATGA
- a CDS encoding GDP-mannose 4,6-dehydratase gives MRALVTGGAGFIGSHLVDELLARGYEVVVLDDFSQGNEANLAHNFSNPSFRLVRGDVTDAPLVERLVRESDVIYHLAAVVGVYYVLQDPLRTIKVNVLGTELVLEFAHRYRKRVLVASSSEVYGKSRKRLLKERDNGIFGPPEASRWCYALSKSLDEHMALAYYRLGLEVSVVRYFNAYGPRLDPRGYGSVVARFISQALDGIPITVYGDGSQTRSFTYVSDTVRGTILAATLPQALGKIFNIGNGREISILELARLIKEKAGSQSPIIFVPYDKAYGPDFEEAPRRRPDTSRAEKLLGFKAEVSLEEGLERTIEWFKERTG, from the coding sequence ATGAGAGCTCTGGTAACCGGAGGTGCAGGCTTCATCGGTTCCCATCTGGTGGATGAGCTTCTGGCCCGGGGTTATGAGGTGGTAGTCTTGGATGACTTTTCGCAGGGCAATGAAGCCAATCTGGCTCATAATTTCTCTAATCCCTCCTTTCGCCTGGTCAGGGGGGATGTGACTGACGCCCCTCTTGTAGAACGCCTCGTCAGAGAGAGCGATGTCATATACCACCTGGCAGCCGTTGTGGGGGTCTACTACGTACTTCAGGACCCCTTGAGGACGATAAAGGTTAATGTGTTGGGGACAGAACTGGTGCTGGAGTTCGCTCACCGCTACCGGAAAAGAGTTCTGGTGGCTTCTTCTTCTGAGGTTTACGGGAAAAGCCGTAAGAGGCTGCTTAAAGAGAGGGATAACGGTATCTTTGGCCCGCCCGAGGCCTCCAGATGGTGCTATGCCCTTTCAAAAAGTCTGGATGAGCACATGGCTCTGGCTTACTATCGCTTGGGTTTAGAAGTTTCAGTAGTCCGATACTTCAATGCCTATGGCCCTCGCCTCGATCCGAGGGGTTACGGAAGCGTTGTTGCTCGTTTCATCTCCCAGGCTCTTGATGGAATACCCATAACCGTTTACGGTGATGGCTCCCAGACCCGTTCCTTCACCTACGTTAGCGATACAGTGCGGGGGACAATCCTGGCCGCTACCTTGCCTCAGGCTCTGGGGAAAATCTTCAACATCGGCAATGGGAGGGAGATCTCAATCCTGGAGCTGGCTCGCCTTATAAAAGAAAAGGCAGGTTCTCAATCCCCCATCATCTTTGTGCCCTACGATAAAGCTTATGGCCCAGACTTTGAAGAGGCCCCAAGGCGCCGTCCCGATACCTCCCGGGCGGAAAAGTTGCTGGGATTCAAGGCAGAAGTCTCTCTGGAGGAAGGGCTGGAAAGGACCATAGAATGGTTTAAGGAGAGGACAGGATGA